From one Primulina tabacum isolate GXHZ01 unplaced genomic scaffold, ASM2559414v2 Contig540, whole genome shotgun sequence genomic stretch:
- the LOC142534478 gene encoding la-related protein 1C-like produces MATASDSSASVQSVNSVIDRHSRLASPCSCSSISDQKHVLPSEIFLNQLIAPPASFLAEDGQAEGSENVGVTKKCVWNNPANGVAPQVGALMGTASWPDFSKSARASTKASSSSTDSLEELSHEPIILSQGTSVDSWSSQEVATNSASNHESPIRQCSPELGGDRTSHRNITANGSFSQAPNSHSSVVEASPFKPVKSSISSGVSPRDNTRWDVGQRGGSHSGHEPHHPRGPFRRNNSGPQLQGNGSSNHGHGSKRYQERWIDDWSYNHQSFGSRVNLAPQQSVASRPFIRGPVSSAPFIPPPPPVGARPYGPPVFYNDASSFTYFALGPHPGSPGHMPMFPYAPMSSPIPDPHLPSKIVKQIDYYFCDDNLVKDTYLRQKMDVDGWVPINLIASFKKIRELTDNVQLYWMLCELRMWWKYGEMYRIFDLRKYHFSYTFLTATCSSISIDLLSFGEKR; encoded by the exons CGCCTTGTTCATGTTCGAGTATCTCTGATCAGAAGCACGTTTTGCCTTCTGAAATTTTCCTAAACCAATTAATCGCACCACCTGCTAGTTTCTTGGCCGAGGATGGTCAGGCTGAGGGAAGTGAGAATGTTGGTGTAACCAAGAAGTGTGTTTGGAACAATCCTGCTAATGGTGTTGCTCCGCAGGTTGGTGCTTTGATGGGGACAGCATCTTGGCCTGATTTCTCCAAATCAGCTCGTGCTTCCACGAAGGCTTCTTCGAGTTCGACTGATTCTCTTGAAGAACTCTCTCACGAACCAATCATTCTGTCACAG GGGACGTCAGTTGACTCTTGGTCTTCACAGGAAGTAGCAACAAATTCAGCTTCGAACCATGAATCTCCTATCCGCCAGTGTTCTCCGGAGCTAGGTGGTGACAGGACAAGTCACAGAAACATAACAGCCAACGGCAGCTTTTCTCAAGCACCAAATTCACACAGTTCTGTGGTTGAAGCGTCTCCTTTTAAGCCAGTGAAGTCCAGCATCTCTTCGGGGGTATCTCCTAGGGACAACACACGTTGGGATGTTGGACAGAGAGGAGGATCTCACAGTGGGCATGAGCCACACCATCCGCGTGGTCCTTTTAGAAGGAACAACAGTGGACCGCAACTTCAAGGGAATGGTTCTTCTAATCATGGCCATGGTAGCAAACGATACCAGGAACGTTGGATTGATGATTGGAGCTATAACCATCAATCTTTTGGCAGCAGAGTAAACCTTGCACCCCAGCAGAGTGTCGCCTCTCGGCCCTTCATACGTGGTCCAGTTTCAAGTGCTCCTTTTATTCCTCCACCTCCCCCTGTGGGTGCGCGGCCCTATGGTCCCCCAGTGTTCTACAATG ATGCTTCATCTTTTACGTATTTTGCTCTTGGACCCCACCCAGGTTCACCCGGGCACATGCCTATGTTTCCATATGCACCAATGTCGTCTCCCATACCTGATCCTCACTTGCCTTCCAAAATTGTGAAAcagatagattattatttttg TGATGATAATTTGGTGAAGGACACATATTTGCGCCAGAAAATGGATGTGGATGGATGGGTTCCCATAAACTTAATAGCAAGCTTTAAGAAA ATTAGGGAGCTGACAGACAATGTCCAACTATATTGGATGCTTTGCGAGCTTCGAATGTGGTGGAAATACGGTGAAATGTATCGCATATTTGATCTTCGCAAATACCACTTTTCTTATA CTTTCCTCACTGCGACTTGTTCTAGTATATCTATAGACTTGTTATCCTTTGG GGAGAAAAGGTGA